A section of the Pedobacter sp. HDW13 genome encodes:
- a CDS encoding DUF4293 domain-containing protein: protein MIQRIQSIWLFLAALTLILMLFLPIASKEIAGTESAVYTSGLFQIIAGKAGSPFKIISFLPLLITNIAIAIICFVNIFNFRKRSFQKRFAILSIVLIGGFAFWCSIYAQKLPGGIEGAAFGIGAYLPAIAILFIVLAIFGINKDERLIRSAERLR, encoded by the coding sequence ATGATACAAAGAATACAATCAATATGGCTTTTCTTAGCCGCTTTAACCCTGATATTAATGTTGTTTTTACCTATTGCCAGCAAAGAAATTGCCGGAACGGAATCAGCAGTATACACAAGCGGTTTGTTTCAGATAATTGCCGGTAAAGCGGGTTCGCCATTCAAAATCATATCATTTCTACCTTTACTTATAACCAATATTGCTATAGCGATTATCTGTTTCGTTAACATCTTCAATTTCAGAAAGCGCAGTTTTCAAAAAAGGTTTGCCATTCTTTCGATTGTACTAATTGGCGGATTTGCCTTTTGGTGCAGCATTTACGCCCAAAAATTACCCGGTGGTATTGAAGGAGCGGCTTTTGGTATTGGTGCGTATCTTCCGGCTATCGCTATCTTATTTATTGTACTGGCTATTTTCGGGATTAATAAAGATGAAAGACTGATCAGATCAGCAGAAAGATTGAGATAA
- a CDS encoding DUF4293 domain-containing protein produces the protein MIQRIQSIWLFLAFLVLALMTFLPLATKEIDGSESVVYMFGLKTQFQSESGSGYKLALSLPLIVTYIAIAIICFVNIFNFRKRNLQKRLAIISIVLIGGFAFWCSTYINELPGGIEGATFGIGAYLPAIAILFIVLAIFGINKDERLIRSAERLR, from the coding sequence ATGATACAAAGAATACAATCGATATGGCTTTTCTTAGCATTTTTGGTTTTAGCATTAATGACTTTCTTACCTCTTGCAACAAAAGAGATTGACGGATCTGAATCTGTTGTCTATATGTTTGGTTTAAAAACCCAATTTCAATCAGAAAGTGGGTCTGGATACAAACTAGCCTTATCTTTACCTTTAATCGTTACCTACATCGCCATAGCGATTATCTGTTTCGTTAACATCTTCAATTTCAGAAAGCGCAACCTTCAAAAAAGGCTTGCCATTATTTCGATTGTACTAATTGGTGGTTTTGCCTTTTGGTGTAGCACTTACATCAACGAATTACCTGGCGGTATTGAAGGAGCCACTTTTGGTATTGGTGCCTATCTTCCGGCTATTGCTATCTTATTTATTGTACTGGCCATTTTCGGGATTAATAAAGATGAAAGACTAATCAGATCGGCAGAAAGGCTGAGATAA
- a CDS encoding DEAD/DEAH box helicase yields MTNPFQLLGISDDVVNAVKDLGFENPTPIQEQSIPVLLEGTNDFVGLAQTGTGKTAAFGLPLLELIDFKVNKPQALILCPTRELCLQIANDLKNFSKNVANAHVVAVYGGANIMQQLREIRQGVQIVVATPGRMLDIIGRKAIDFSNVKYVVLDEADEMLNMGFQDDINDILSTTPDDKKTWLFSATMPSEVRRIAKNYMDNPVELTMGTKNTGNVNIEHEYYIVRARDKYAALKRIVDFNPDIFGVVFCKTKLDTQDIAEHLIKDGYNADALHGDLSQQQRDKVMQRFRERNMQLLIATDVAARGIDVNNVTHVVNYSLPDEIESYTHRSGRTGRAGKTGISICIINSKELGKIRQLERIIGKQFTKAELPTGFDVCEKQLFSLVHKVHNVEVNNEQIDQYIPRIMDEFADLTKEEVIKRFASLEFNRFLDYYSKAPDLNAAVGDERGERGERGERRGRGSEGYTRLFINLGSVDEFTRGDMLSFICNNGKIGGKSVGKIDLKGVFSFFEVEDAVADKVFEGFKSVEFNGRQVRIEKSGDGGRGEGAGERRGGGERRSGGFGGERRSGGGGGYRGGNGGERRSGGGSGRREGGNREGGGFRDFSGRSREDKGGSGRREGGSGERRKKW; encoded by the coding sequence ATGACAAACCCATTTCAATTATTGGGGATAAGTGATGACGTCGTTAATGCCGTAAAGGACCTTGGATTCGAAAATCCAACGCCGATTCAGGAGCAAAGTATTCCTGTACTGTTAGAAGGCACTAATGATTTTGTTGGTTTGGCCCAAACAGGAACAGGAAAAACAGCCGCATTTGGTTTGCCGCTGTTAGAACTAATCGATTTTAAAGTAAATAAACCACAGGCATTGATTTTATGCCCTACCCGTGAGTTATGTTTACAGATCGCTAACGACCTTAAAAACTTTTCTAAAAATGTTGCTAATGCCCACGTAGTTGCCGTTTACGGTGGTGCGAACATTATGCAACAACTACGCGAAATACGCCAAGGCGTTCAAATCGTAGTGGCCACGCCCGGCCGTATGTTGGATATCATTGGCCGTAAAGCCATTGATTTTTCAAACGTTAAATATGTTGTGCTTGATGAAGCTGACGAGATGTTGAACATGGGTTTCCAGGACGATATCAACGACATTTTATCAACTACTCCTGATGACAAAAAAACCTGGTTATTCTCGGCTACTATGCCGTCAGAAGTTCGCCGTATAGCTAAAAACTATATGGATAACCCTGTAGAATTAACCATGGGCACAAAAAATACAGGTAACGTAAACATCGAACACGAATATTATATTGTTCGTGCCCGCGATAAATACGCTGCCTTAAAACGTATTGTAGATTTTAACCCTGATATTTTCGGTGTTGTTTTCTGTAAAACGAAATTAGATACCCAGGATATTGCTGAGCATTTAATTAAAGATGGTTACAATGCTGATGCTTTACACGGCGATTTATCGCAACAACAACGTGATAAGGTAATGCAACGTTTCCGCGAGCGTAATATGCAGTTGTTAATTGCTACTGATGTTGCTGCACGTGGTATCGACGTTAACAATGTAACGCACGTAGTTAACTATTCGTTACCTGATGAGATTGAAAGTTATACCCACCGTTCGGGCCGTACAGGCCGTGCTGGTAAAACCGGTATTTCGATCTGTATCATCAACTCTAAAGAACTGGGCAAAATCCGTCAGTTAGAGCGCATTATCGGTAAACAATTTACCAAAGCTGAGTTACCTACAGGTTTTGATGTTTGCGAAAAACAATTGTTCTCTTTGGTACACAAAGTACACAATGTAGAGGTTAACAACGAACAGATTGATCAGTACATCCCACGTATTATGGATGAGTTTGCTGATTTAACCAAAGAAGAAGTAATTAAACGTTTTGCATCTTTAGAGTTTAACCGTTTCTTAGATTACTATTCGAAAGCACCTGATTTAAATGCAGCTGTTGGAGATGAGCGCGGTGAAAGAGGTGAGCGTGGTGAAAGACGCGGACGTGGTAGCGAAGGTTACACCCGTTTATTTATCAACTTAGGTTCGGTAGATGAATTTACCCGTGGCGATATGTTATCATTTATCTGTAACAATGGTAAAATTGGTGGCAAAAGCGTTGGTAAAATCGATTTAAAAGGTGTTTTCTCTTTCTTTGAAGTAGAAGATGCTGTTGCCGACAAAGTTTTTGAAGGCTTTAAATCAGTTGAGTTTAACGGTCGTCAGGTACGTATCGAGAAGAGTGGAGATGGTGGTCGTGGCGAAGGTGCAGGCGAAAGACGCGGTGGCGGTGAAAGACGTAGCGGTGGATTCGGCGGCGAACGCAGAAGCGGCGGTGGCGGTGGTTACCGCGGCGGCAATGGCGGCGAAAGAAGATCTGGCGGTGGTAGCGGAAGACGTGAAGGTGGAAACCGTGAAGGCGGTGGCTTCAGAGATTTCTCTGGCCGTAGCCGTGAAGATAAAGGTGGAAGCGGACGCAGAGAAGGCGGAAGCGGTGAGCGCCGTAAAAAATGGTAA
- a CDS encoding aspartyl protease family protein: protein MKKTFFLSMLIPILVSCSPVKKVLNAGRLKQSEFNEKIDFNFETGVPIIEVSIAGKSYHFMLDTGAPTAISPTLAQTLNLSPATNSKSSDSQGYKKKETVVVIPEIKIGKLVFENTGALVIDMRSVFQMKCLNVDGIIGANQMANAIWQLDYANKVISISDNMANFNAAANTKIIDFLPIKIQKTPLIPIQIGSKTSYITFDTGSNGNLDLSLLKYSNVINTFKRVYATGISGVGIYGAAKQSTTTYAKVPEINIGTLGLKDQVVLFADGKSSNIGNDFLQHYKVIINWQTNKIYLIGENHYNLSKLNRFGIAISYSGNKAFVSTIFENTDAAISGIQVNDEIVQIDNHIIADFTETDACNFTYNNILKGKDAAKVTILRADKKIEYNLKRSVLLE from the coding sequence ATGAAGAAAACCTTTTTCCTCAGCATGCTCATCCCCATACTCGTTTCATGTAGTCCGGTAAAAAAAGTGCTAAATGCGGGGAGATTAAAACAATCCGAATTTAATGAAAAAATCGATTTCAACTTCGAAACCGGCGTACCCATAATTGAAGTAAGTATTGCTGGCAAAAGTTATCATTTTATGTTAGATACCGGAGCCCCAACAGCCATATCTCCAACTTTGGCACAAACATTAAACCTCAGCCCTGCAACAAATTCCAAAAGTTCGGATTCGCAGGGATATAAAAAAAAAGAAACGGTTGTAGTTATTCCAGAAATTAAAATCGGCAAACTGGTTTTCGAAAATACAGGGGCTTTGGTTATCGATATGCGCAGCGTTTTTCAAATGAAATGTTTAAATGTTGATGGCATTATTGGAGCAAACCAGATGGCCAATGCGATATGGCAGCTCGATTATGCCAATAAAGTAATTTCAATAAGCGATAATATGGCAAATTTCAATGCGGCTGCCAACACAAAGATTATCGATTTTTTACCCATAAAAATTCAAAAAACGCCGTTAATCCCTATTCAAATAGGCTCCAAAACAAGTTATATAACATTCGATACCGGCTCAAACGGAAATTTAGATTTATCTCTGCTTAAATACTCTAATGTGATTAATACTTTTAAGCGGGTATACGCTACCGGCATTAGCGGAGTGGGCATTTATGGAGCGGCTAAACAGTCGACCACTACCTATGCAAAGGTTCCGGAAATAAATATTGGTACTTTAGGCTTAAAAGATCAGGTTGTTTTATTCGCAGATGGCAAATCGAGCAACATTGGCAACGATTTTTTGCAGCATTACAAAGTCATCATCAATTGGCAAACCAATAAAATATACTTAATCGGCGAGAACCATTACAACCTTTCCAAATTAAACCGCTTTGGTATTGCAATTAGCTATTCGGGGAATAAAGCTTTCGTAAGTACAATTTTCGAAAATACCGATGCAGCTATTTCAGGCATACAGGTTAATGATGAAATTGTACAAATTGATAATCATATCATTGCTGATTTTACAGAAACAGATGCATGTAATTTCACATATAACAATATTCTAAAAGGAAAAGATGCTGCAAAAGTGACAATTTTAAGGGCCGACAAAAAAATTGAATATAATTTAAAACGTTCTGTTTTACTCGAATAA
- a CDS encoding alpha-L-fucosidase — protein MRYLKLFITFFLLTTGFNLSAQQAASNQKMQWFADAKLGIFIHWGIYSVNGISESWSFFNNYINHDAYMKQLNGFNAAKYQPAEWVNLIKESGAKYAVITTKHHDGVALWDSKMPNATTTVKHSAAKKDLITPFVADLKKSGLKTGLYFSLPDWSYTDYDGFTRDRKRYDYKQDPARFKKFQNYFQGQLNELSNQYNPDLVWFDGDWEHSGEEWQAKNILENLRKVNPNVIINSRLNGHGDYDTPEQGVPVVRPASPEWELCYTMNDSWGYQPYDNHYKSSNMIIRTLVDCISMGGNLLLDIGPKADGTIAPEQVKILKGLGRWTQKHAEAIYGTQAGISNGHIAGKTTLSKNKDVLYLYLDYKTKNGILLSGIKSKINKIEVVGSKAQPYTIKLNETDYLLNFKEADFDSDVTVVKVSLNGPIQLAEDKQETLSLADLYAAPKQRGLTNLNLSKLATNLNSGINVFQNTSLPVDGLDFNPGINNVDQKISNWVIKNAEALYKTGKGIPSGHYQGNTALSADKQTLYLFVEGKPTGPVAIKGLKNNISRIRVVGEGTMLNHEIYNKLYWSKIPGIVYIPIPEDKLDNELTVIAVLLDGPIDLYREKVGAIESNL, from the coding sequence ATGCGTTATTTAAAGCTTTTTATTACTTTCTTCCTGTTAACAACAGGCTTCAATCTTTCTGCACAACAAGCCGCTTCAAACCAGAAAATGCAATGGTTTGCCGATGCCAAACTAGGCATTTTCATTCACTGGGGTATTTATTCAGTTAATGGAATTTCAGAATCGTGGTCGTTTTTTAACAACTACATTAACCATGATGCCTACATGAAACAACTGAACGGTTTTAATGCGGCCAAATACCAGCCAGCAGAGTGGGTAAACCTAATTAAAGAAAGTGGCGCTAAATATGCCGTAATTACGACAAAACATCATGATGGTGTTGCGCTTTGGGACAGTAAAATGCCAAATGCCACTACGACAGTAAAACATAGTGCGGCAAAAAAAGATTTAATTACGCCATTTGTTGCCGACCTTAAAAAATCAGGATTAAAAACCGGTCTTTATTTTTCATTACCAGATTGGAGTTATACGGATTATGATGGTTTTACGCGCGATAGAAAACGCTATGATTATAAACAAGACCCTGCCCGCTTTAAAAAATTCCAAAACTATTTTCAGGGGCAATTAAATGAGCTTTCTAACCAATACAACCCGGATTTGGTATGGTTTGATGGCGATTGGGAACATAGCGGTGAAGAATGGCAGGCCAAAAACATATTGGAAAACTTACGTAAAGTGAATCCTAATGTCATTATTAATTCGCGCTTAAATGGACATGGCGACTATGATACGCCCGAACAAGGTGTACCAGTGGTAAGACCCGCTTCACCAGAATGGGAACTTTGTTATACCATGAACGATTCGTGGGGGTACCAGCCATACGATAACCATTACAAATCATCAAACATGATTATCCGCACCCTGGTTGACTGCATCAGTATGGGCGGGAATTTATTGCTCGATATCGGTCCAAAAGCTGACGGAACTATTGCACCAGAGCAGGTTAAAATATTAAAGGGACTGGGTCGCTGGACACAAAAACATGCAGAAGCCATTTATGGTACACAGGCCGGGATCTCGAATGGGCATATTGCAGGTAAAACTACCTTATCTAAAAACAAAGATGTATTGTACCTGTATCTCGATTATAAAACCAAAAACGGGATTTTACTGTCGGGTATAAAGTCAAAAATAAACAAAATTGAAGTGGTTGGCAGCAAAGCACAGCCATATACAATTAAATTAAATGAAACAGATTATCTCCTTAATTTTAAAGAAGCAGATTTTGATAGTGATGTAACCGTAGTAAAAGTATCGTTAAATGGTCCTATCCAGTTAGCTGAAGATAAACAGGAAACGCTTTCATTAGCAGACTTGTATGCTGCACCAAAACAGCGGGGCTTAACCAATTTAAACCTGAGCAAACTGGCTACTAATTTAAATTCAGGTATAAATGTATTTCAAAATACCAGTTTACCTGTTGATGGTTTAGATTTTAATCCGGGAATTAATAATGTAGACCAAAAAATCAGCAACTGGGTAATTAAAAATGCCGAGGCGCTTTACAAAACCGGAAAAGGAATACCCAGTGGTCATTACCAAGGTAACACAGCCCTATCTGCCGATAAACAGACCCTTTACCTTTTTGTTGAAGGAAAACCGACCGGCCCTGTTGCGATAAAAGGTTTAAAAAACAATATAAGCCGCATTAGGGTAGTTGGCGAAGGTACCATGTTGAATCATGAAATTTACAATAAACTGTACTGGAGCAAAATACCTGGTATTGTTTACATCCCGATACCAGAAGACAAATTAGATAATGAACTAACGGTAATTGCAGTACTTTTAGATGGGCCGATTGATTTATACCGCGAAAAAGTTGGGGCAATAGAAAGCAATCTGTAA
- the bshC gene encoding bacillithiol biosynthesis cysteine-adding enzyme BshC: protein MQAKYISYHETGSFSKLVLDYINNEEQLKAFYSYRPDMAGLASAIEHRNFLGNRTTLVQVLQDQYQHLQPNKSVTKNIELLGLDNTFTVTTGHQLNLFTGPLYFIYKIVTTINLAIELKIAHPDKNFVPVYWMATEDHDFDEINHVSVDEKNISWIQQTNGATGRLSTKTVAAAVTAYKGYLGISRNGKRIAKLVEQAYLQHDNLADATRFLVNNLFEKYGLVIVNADDARLKKQFANIIAEDIVHQNSARNIDTSSENLENLGYKTQVNGRDINFFYLNDNLRERLIFEQGKYQVNHTNISFTEAELLTEIESHPERFSPNVVMRPMYQEVILPNIAYIGGGAEVAYWMQLKANFDYYKVDFPVLLLRNSALLIDKRSAENLYKLGFSLEDIFLPVEELKNIWVKRNTTAQLSLADETRAINSIFDQIKLNAYKIDKTLSVSTDTAKQRTNHLLANLEKKLFRAEKRKHEMALLQIDNVKKRLFPNGTLQERILNIAPMYVNYGEDFLSSCIENFEPLGGDFTVLLP from the coding sequence ATGCAGGCAAAATATATCTCATATCATGAAACCGGATCGTTTTCAAAACTGGTTTTAGATTATATTAACAACGAAGAACAGCTTAAAGCTTTTTACAGTTACCGCCCCGATATGGCGGGTTTAGCCAGCGCAATTGAGCATAGAAATTTTTTGGGTAACCGGACTACTTTAGTGCAGGTTTTACAAGATCAGTACCAGCATTTACAGCCCAATAAATCGGTTACTAAAAACATTGAGCTTTTAGGCCTCGATAATACTTTTACCGTAACTACCGGCCACCAGTTAAACCTGTTTACCGGCCCGCTTTATTTTATTTACAAAATTGTAACCACTATAAATTTAGCCATTGAGCTAAAAATTGCACATCCTGATAAAAACTTTGTACCCGTTTACTGGATGGCTACAGAAGACCACGATTTTGATGAGATTAACCACGTGAGTGTTGATGAGAAAAACATCAGCTGGATACAGCAAACCAATGGCGCAACAGGTAGGTTAAGCACTAAAACAGTGGCCGCAGCGGTAACTGCATATAAAGGTTATCTGGGCATTTCAAGAAATGGAAAGCGAATTGCCAAGCTGGTTGAGCAGGCCTACCTGCAACATGATAACCTGGCCGATGCGACTCGCTTTTTGGTGAATAACCTCTTCGAAAAATACGGATTGGTAATTGTAAATGCCGATGATGCACGCCTGAAGAAACAATTTGCGAATATCATTGCCGAAGATATTGTACATCAAAACAGTGCCAGGAATATTGATACCAGCTCCGAAAACCTCGAAAATTTAGGTTATAAAACCCAGGTGAACGGCCGTGATATTAATTTCTTTTACCTGAACGATAACCTGCGCGAACGTTTGATTTTTGAACAAGGCAAATATCAGGTAAACCATACCAATATCAGTTTTACCGAAGCTGAATTATTGACCGAGATCGAATCGCATCCCGAACGGTTTAGTCCGAATGTAGTAATGCGACCGATGTACCAGGAGGTAATTTTGCCCAACATTGCCTACATTGGCGGTGGCGCAGAGGTGGCATACTGGATGCAGTTAAAAGCCAATTTCGATTATTACAAAGTAGATTTCCCTGTTCTATTGTTACGCAATTCGGCTTTGCTGATTGATAAACGCAGTGCAGAGAATTTATACAAACTGGGCTTTTCTTTAGAAGATATTTTCCTGCCGGTTGAAGAACTGAAAAATATCTGGGTAAAACGGAATACCACTGCACAGTTAAGTTTAGCCGACGAAACCAGGGCTATTAACAGCATTTTTGATCAAATTAAGCTAAACGCATACAAAATAGATAAAACTTTATCGGTTTCGACTGATACAGCAAAGCAACGCACTAACCATTTGCTGGCCAACCTGGAAAAAAAACTGTTCAGGGCCGAAAAACGCAAACACGAAATGGCGTTGCTGCAGATAGATAACGTTAAAAAAAGGCTTTTCCCAAATGGTACGCTGCAAGAACGCATACTGAATATTGCGCCTATGTACGTTAACTATGGAGAAGATTTCCTATCGTCGTGCATTGAAAATTTTGAACCGCTGGGCGGTGACTTTACTGTTTTATTACCTTAA
- a CDS encoding Ldh family oxidoreductase: MNFITFSETKLRAFTHSVFKKMGCSDAHAELATDVLIRSDLRGIDSHGVARLSGYVRLWEKKRINATPNIKIVHGTPTTATIDGDAGLGLVVAPFAMQVAIEKAEKYGSGWVSVKNSNHFGIAGYHALMAVEKDMIGISMTNASPLVAPTYANERLLGTNPMCYAFPAGKYPPVIVDMATAAAANGKLEIAQRANKSIPDGWVQDKAGENSSNPNELKNGGSLLPLGSDKDHGSHKGYGLSATVDILSAVLSGANYGPWVPPFVAFLEPSANPVGEGLGHFLGAMRVDGFRPTEDFKNHLDNWVERFKSAKTIDPDKKVIIPGEPEHEFEQERKISGIPLIDVVVNDLNELAEKLGIPGLNA; encoded by the coding sequence ATGAACTTCATCACCTTTTCTGAAACCAAACTAAGAGCATTTACCCACAGCGTTTTTAAAAAAATGGGTTGTTCTGATGCGCATGCCGAATTAGCTACCGATGTTTTGATCCGTTCAGATTTGCGTGGTATCGATTCGCATGGGGTTGCGCGCTTAAGCGGTTACGTTAGGCTTTGGGAAAAGAAACGGATTAATGCTACTCCCAATATTAAAATTGTACACGGAACCCCAACTACCGCAACCATAGATGGTGATGCCGGTTTAGGTTTGGTAGTAGCACCTTTTGCCATGCAGGTAGCGATAGAAAAGGCCGAAAAATATGGCAGTGGCTGGGTATCAGTTAAAAACTCGAACCACTTTGGAATAGCCGGTTACCATGCACTAATGGCGGTAGAAAAAGATATGATTGGCATTAGCATGACCAATGCCAGCCCACTGGTTGCCCCTACCTATGCCAACGAACGTTTATTAGGTACTAACCCGATGTGTTATGCATTCCCGGCAGGCAAATACCCGCCAGTTATTGTTGATATGGCCACCGCAGCAGCTGCTAATGGTAAACTTGAAATTGCACAAAGAGCTAACAAAAGTATTCCGGATGGCTGGGTACAGGACAAAGCCGGCGAAAACTCAAGCAATCCCAACGAACTAAAAAACGGTGGTTCACTCTTACCTTTGGGTAGTGATAAAGATCATGGCAGCCACAAAGGATATGGTTTAAGCGCAACAGTTGATATTTTATCGGCTGTGCTATCAGGCGCAAATTACGGCCCCTGGGTGCCTCCCTTTGTCGCCTTTTTAGAACCCTCGGCCAACCCGGTTGGTGAAGGATTGGGTCACTTTTTAGGCGCGATGCGCGTAGATGGTTTCAGGCCAACCGAAGACTTTAAAAACCACCTGGATAACTGGGTAGAGCGCTTCAAAAGTGCAAAAACCATCGATCCTGATAAAAAAGTAATTATCCCGGGCGAACCTGAGCATGAATTTGAGCAGGAAAGGAAAATTAGCGGTATCCCGCTGATAGATGTGGTGGTTAATGATCTGAATGAACTGGCAGAGAAGCTTGGAATTCCTGGTTTAAACGCATAA